A window of Sulfurimonas gotlandica GD1 contains these coding sequences:
- a CDS encoding GNAT family N-acyltransferase yields the protein MNFTFLEVKDSNLLEDVFKFRYKILLEIYPEYLQNLNLSEEKEYDKYDPYSVHFAVLDENYEICATVRLIHSSPLGYPTENYMKTDSDSFQRDKLGEMSRIFIDSKYRKLKTTKCIIHGLIKLIYIKMIQLDIEYTYGSLESNFLRLLKIYKLNYVTIGEEQKHKYFGLRHPCILYTKQLVADNPELDKTIGEPS from the coding sequence TTGAATTTCACATTTTTAGAAGTTAAAGATAGCAACTTATTAGAAGATGTATTTAAGTTCAGATACAAAATTCTTTTAGAAATATATCCTGAGTATTTACAAAATCTAAATTTAAGTGAAGAAAAAGAGTATGATAAGTATGACCCGTATTCAGTTCATTTTGCTGTTTTAGATGAAAATTATGAAATTTGTGCAACTGTTAGATTAATACATAGTTCTCCGCTTGGATACCCTACTGAAAACTATATGAAAACAGATAGTGATTCTTTCCAAAGAGACAAACTTGGCGAGATGTCAAGAATATTTATAGATTCTAAATATAGAAAATTAAAAACAACCAAATGTATAATACACGGTCTTATCAAATTGATTTATATAAAAATGATCCAATTGGATATTGAGTATACCTATGGCTCACTAGAATCAAACTTTTTAAGACTACTAAAAATTTATAAATTGAATTACGTCACAATTGGCGAAGAACAGAAGCATAAATATTTTGGTCTGCGTCATCCATGTATTCTATATACAAAACAGCTTGTTGCTGATAATCCCGAACTTGATAAAACGATAGGAGAACCGTCATAA
- the ychF gene encoding redox-regulated ATPase YchF gives MGLSIGLVGLPNVGKSTTFNALTKAQNAEAANYPFCTIEPNKAVVPVPDKRLAELAKIVNPERIQYSTLDFVDIAGLVKGASKGEGLGNKFLSNIRETEVILQIVRCFEDENIVHTEGGIDPLRDVEIIEGELILADIEVLSNRIDRLKKQAKADKNAKAALDMAEEIIEFLADGNLARNFKDVDSEIYQQLNNEVRFLTQKEIMYGANTDEDGLLEDNEYVVLLREHANKNNCELIKLCAKVEEELIGLDDDEAQEFLTDLGVEESGLEQIIHKGFDKLGLMSYFTAGVKEVRAWTIRKNSTAPRAAAAIHNDFEKGFIRAEVISYNDYIVCGGEGKAKEAGKMRLEGKEYIVQDGDVMHFRFNV, from the coding sequence ATGGGATTAAGTATAGGTCTAGTAGGACTTCCAAACGTAGGTAAATCAACAACATTCAATGCACTAACAAAAGCACAAAACGCAGAGGCAGCAAACTACCCTTTTTGTACAATTGAACCAAATAAAGCAGTAGTACCTGTTCCAGACAAAAGATTAGCAGAGTTAGCTAAAATAGTTAATCCGGAAAGAATTCAATATTCAACTTTAGACTTCGTAGATATTGCAGGTCTTGTTAAAGGTGCTTCTAAAGGTGAAGGTTTAGGAAATAAATTTTTATCTAATATCCGTGAAACTGAAGTTATTTTACAAATAGTAAGATGTTTCGAAGATGAAAATATTGTTCATACTGAAGGTGGCATTGACCCTCTTCGTGATGTTGAGATTATTGAAGGTGAACTTATCCTTGCTGATATCGAAGTTTTATCTAACCGTATTGATAGACTTAAAAAACAGGCTAAAGCTGACAAAAATGCTAAAGCTGCACTTGATATGGCAGAAGAGATCATTGAGTTTTTAGCAGACGGAAATCTAGCTAGAAACTTCAAAGATGTTGATAGTGAAATATACCAGCAACTAAACAATGAAGTTAGATTTCTAACTCAAAAAGAGATCATGTATGGTGCTAATACTGACGAAGATGGTCTTTTAGAAGATAATGAGTATGTTGTATTGCTAAGAGAGCATGCAAACAAAAACAACTGTGAACTTATAAAACTTTGTGCTAAAGTTGAAGAAGAATTAATAGGACTTGATGATGATGAAGCACAAGAATTCTTAACTGATTTAGGTGTTGAAGAATCAGGACTAGAGCAGATCATACATAAAGGTTTTGATAAATTAGGTCTAATGAGTTACTTTACAGCCGGCGTTAAAGAAGTTAGAGCTTGGACTATCAGAAAAAACTCAACAGCTCCAAGAGCAGCAGCAGCTATCCACAATGACTTTGAAAAAGGTTTTATCCGTGCAGAAGTTATATCTTACAATGATTACATAGTATGTGGTGGAGAAGGCAAAGCTAAAGAAGCAGGTAAAATGAGACTAGAAGGTAAAGAATACATTGTGCAAGACGGCGATGTAATGCACTTTAGATTTAACGTTTAA
- a CDS encoding ABC transporter substrate-binding protein, with translation MDSFKKLLLVISFTLSLYASDKTSVFILHSYSQEYAWTKKQHNSFVETLNNSTEKFEFSSEYLDTKRLKFTDEYQEYFLEYLKMKYAEINPDLIYVTDDNALNFIFSNYKKIFHKQIPIFFSGVNNLDMQKILPKDVFVGIYELKDIEPNIALIKQFSPQTRDIYFIGDNSNTYASIKKELESKQSEFANINFHYLSDEYISKIKSQLPTKPRSFVILTTIGNFKDSKNITLLPRESIDIIRENKNLIILSMEDSYMYDGVVGGYVTSGSSQGGGAAKLVLQYLEKGSLEGLESIDKDSNEYFFNLKELSNSRVILSEYIARNSTLIDNDNSIEGEKSMFLNIFTIVFIVLFFGVVTMYAIEKKKYKHQAKKISKLEYLKSKLYAKDQFINKHLSPLFDLAYWRLETDKEKLFVSKELLANFVG, from the coding sequence TTGGATTCTTTTAAAAAATTATTACTAGTTATTAGTTTTACACTCTCTTTATACGCGTCAGATAAAACTTCTGTATTTATTTTACATTCATATTCACAAGAATATGCTTGGACGAAAAAACAGCACAATTCATTTGTAGAAACTCTAAATAACTCTACTGAAAAATTTGAATTTTCGAGCGAATATTTAGATACAAAAAGATTAAAATTTACAGATGAGTATCAAGAGTATTTTCTTGAGTATTTAAAGATGAAGTATGCTGAAATAAATCCAGATTTGATATACGTTACGGATGATAATGCCCTTAATTTTATTTTTTCTAATTATAAAAAAATATTTCATAAGCAAATACCAATATTCTTTTCTGGAGTAAATAATTTAGATATGCAAAAAATCTTGCCAAAAGATGTATTTGTAGGGATTTATGAATTAAAAGATATAGAACCAAATATAGCGCTGATAAAACAGTTTTCTCCGCAAACCAGAGATATATATTTTATAGGAGACAACTCAAATACTTATGCTTCTATAAAAAAAGAACTTGAATCTAAGCAAAGTGAATTTGCTAATATTAATTTTCATTATTTAAGCGATGAGTATATTTCTAAAATTAAAAGTCAACTTCCGACTAAGCCGAGAAGTTTTGTTATTTTAACAACAATAGGAAATTTTAAAGATAGTAAAAATATTACACTTTTACCAAGAGAGTCTATTGATATTATTAGAGAAAATAAAAACTTAATCATACTGAGCATGGAAGACTCATATATGTATGATGGTGTTGTTGGTGGTTATGTTACAAGTGGTTCTTCGCAAGGTGGCGGGGCAGCAAAATTAGTTTTACAATATTTGGAAAAAGGTTCTTTAGAAGGTTTAGAATCTATAGATAAAGATTCTAATGAGTATTTTTTTAATTTAAAAGAGTTAAGTAACTCAAGAGTTATACTATCGGAGTATATCGCAAGAAATTCCACTTTGATTGATAATGATAATTCCATTGAAGGTGAAAAGTCGATGTTTTTAAATATCTTTACAATTGTTTTCATAGTTTTGTTCTTTGGAGTTGTCACAATGTACGCAATTGAGAAAAAAAAGTATAAACACCAAGCTAAGAAAATATCAAAACTGGAATATCTAAAATCAAAACTATATGCAAAAGATCAGTTTATCAATAAACATCTCTCCCCTCTTTTTGATTTGGCGTATTGGAGACTTGAAACTGATAAAGAAAAACTATTTGTTTCAAAAGAGTTACTAGCTAATTTTGTTGGTTGA
- a CDS encoding EAL domain-containing protein, whose product MKIKNFKSLSSKIVLLIMLISLLSVLVIFTVFERVNKKAFYSVEMEKADLVARTIEPLIALNIYLDMKNKTDEVITQLLENPNILAVKVLKNNEVINEIKSNEYAHNIEESFIIEKTINQPNYKKKLGTLVITYSNKNYKELTNQYTKILLIMFIAFSVLFTLFSLYVKKLLLPLRKIAKSLKTYSPDMEIDIPYVFQNNEIGLISKALNDMQKKISQYSKKQKNINQYLEDKVNEKTLELRKQLYIDTLTGLPNRHSLLNDIIGTNDGALIIVNIDDFKEINDFFGQITGDDILKSFAYKLSNMFNKDHYTTISRLSGDEFAIFFTKKPLLKEFIEISKKLVVDVEKMIFLYENNELSIRVTAGCSYQIDNVLEKADIALKSAKKQQKSFLLYDEKLNIEEQYKDNIEWVKKLKIAIKDDKIVPYFQPIFDNTSDKIASYECLIRLIDEDDRVIGPYKFLTIAKKSRLYSNLTKIMIEKSCKYFENINCDFSINLSVEDILNKDIVEYIKQKIKQHNVSKKIIFEILESEGIENYEDISIFTNEMKTLGCRIAIDDFGSGYSNFEHLLQLKIDYIKIDGTLIKNIDHDINSQIVVETIVNFAQRLNILTVAEFVHNEDVYKKIKSLQINRTQGFFLSEPLEKIDK is encoded by the coding sequence ATGAAAATAAAAAATTTTAAATCTCTCTCCAGTAAAATCGTACTATTAATCATGCTTATTTCACTTCTTAGTGTATTAGTGATTTTCACTGTATTTGAAAGAGTAAATAAAAAAGCTTTTTACAGTGTAGAAATGGAGAAAGCAGACCTTGTTGCTAGAACTATAGAGCCGCTTATAGCCCTCAATATCTACCTTGATATGAAAAATAAAACAGATGAAGTAATAACTCAGCTTTTAGAAAATCCAAACATACTTGCTGTCAAGGTTTTAAAAAACAATGAAGTAATAAATGAAATAAAATCAAATGAGTATGCGCATAATATTGAAGAGTCTTTTATTATTGAAAAAACTATTAATCAACCAAATTATAAAAAGAAACTTGGTACTTTAGTTATAACTTATTCAAATAAGAACTACAAAGAACTTACAAATCAATATACTAAAATTTTATTGATAATGTTTATTGCTTTTAGTGTACTCTTTACACTCTTTAGTTTATATGTAAAAAAACTATTATTACCTCTTAGAAAAATTGCCAAATCATTAAAAACATACTCTCCAGATATGGAGATAGACATCCCATACGTATTTCAAAACAATGAGATTGGACTAATATCCAAAGCGTTAAATGATATGCAAAAAAAAATCTCACAATATTCAAAAAAACAAAAAAATATCAACCAATACCTTGAAGACAAAGTCAACGAAAAGACTTTAGAACTTCGTAAACAGCTCTATATAGACACTCTTACCGGTTTGCCAAACAGACATAGTCTATTAAATGACATAATAGGTACTAATGACGGAGCTCTTATTATTGTAAATATAGATGATTTTAAAGAAATAAATGATTTTTTTGGTCAAATAACCGGTGATGATATTTTAAAAAGTTTTGCTTATAAATTAAGTAATATGTTCAACAAAGACCATTACACAACTATTAGCAGACTCTCCGGTGATGAATTTGCTATATTCTTTACAAAAAAACCATTACTTAAAGAATTTATTGAGATTTCAAAAAAACTAGTAGTCGATGTAGAGAAAATGATTTTTTTATATGAAAATAATGAACTATCCATAAGAGTTACTGCAGGTTGTTCATATCAAATAGATAATGTTTTAGAAAAAGCTGATATTGCTCTGAAATCTGCAAAAAAACAGCAAAAATCTTTTTTACTTTATGATGAAAAATTAAATATTGAAGAGCAATATAAAGATAATATAGAATGGGTTAAAAAGCTAAAGATTGCTATTAAAGACGATAAAATAGTTCCATATTTTCAACCGATTTTTGATAACACATCAGATAAGATTGCAAGTTACGAATGTTTAATCCGCCTCATTGATGAAGATGATAGGGTTATTGGTCCATATAAATTTTTAACAATTGCCAAAAAGAGCAGACTGTATAGTAATTTGACAAAAATCATGATTGAAAAGAGTTGTAAATATTTTGAAAATATTAATTGTGATTTTTCAATAAACTTATCAGTTGAAGATATTTTAAATAAAGATATTGTTGAATATATCAAACAAAAAATAAAACAACATAATGTTTCTAAAAAAATAATATTTGAAATTCTAGAGTCTGAAGGTATTGAAAATTATGAAGATATATCAATATTTACAAATGAGATGAAAACTCTTGGCTGTAGAATTGCAATTGATGATTTTGGCTCGGGATATTCTAACTTTGAGCATCTTCTTCAATTAAAAATTGATTATATTAAAATAGATGGTACTCTTATAAAAAATATTGATCACGACATTAATTCTCAAATTGTAGTTGAAACTATTGTAAATTTTGCTCAGAGATTAAATATTTTAACTGTGGCAGAGTTTGTTCACAATGAAGACGTATACAAAAAAATTAAAAGCCTTCAAATTAATCGAACTCAAGGCTTTTTCTTATCTGAACCATTAGAGAAGATAGATAAATAA
- a CDS encoding tetratricopeptide repeat protein, with protein MKKLIVGIILLCSINLYADFAAGIYEYNEKNYEDAMVLWDEACNAGDIKSCHNLGLMLYSGKNVKQDYQKAMKSFSKSCKKGVDSSCYNIAIMYLRGYGVKQDYKLGIDFYDKACNAGNSESCYNLGNIYKDGQVVTQNFQKSKEYFIKSCTTDNMSACYELGNMYVKGQKEYIQAKEMFQKACDGGLNYGCYNLGVLYLEGNGVKQNKIKAKQLFKKACDGRISTACKNYKELK; from the coding sequence ATGAAAAAGTTAATAGTGGGGATAATTTTATTATGCAGTATAAATCTATATGCTGACTTTGCTGCGGGCATCTATGAATACAATGAAAAAAACTATGAAGATGCAATGGTTCTCTGGGATGAAGCTTGTAATGCCGGTGATATAAAATCTTGTCATAACTTAGGTCTAATGCTATATAGCGGTAAAAATGTAAAGCAGGATTATCAAAAAGCTATGAAATCATTCTCTAAGTCTTGTAAAAAAGGCGTTGACAGCAGCTGCTACAATATAGCCATAATGTATTTACGTGGTTATGGGGTTAAACAAGATTATAAACTTGGGATAGATTTCTATGATAAAGCTTGTAATGCTGGAAATTCTGAATCTTGCTACAACCTTGGAAATATATATAAAGATGGACAGGTGGTAACCCAAAATTTCCAAAAGTCAAAAGAATATTTCATAAAATCATGTACAACTGACAATATGTCTGCATGTTATGAGCTTGGTAATATGTACGTTAAGGGTCAAAAAGAGTATATTCAAGCTAAAGAAATGTTCCAAAAAGCTTGTGATGGAGGACTAAACTATGGTTGCTATAATCTAGGCGTATTATACCTAGAAGGAAATGGGGTAAAACAAAATAAAATAAAAGCTAAACAGCTGTTTAAAAAAGCTTGTGATGGCAGAATTTCAACAGCATGTAAAAACTATAAAGAACTAAAATAA
- a CDS encoding RNase H family protein produces MQTTSHKPTLYLFTDASVNPQAKIGFGAYILLDEEKISSAMFSKDDVKSRKFENTSSTKLELETLLWALNDIPLQNNKIIIFTDCQNIIGLNDRRERFEKNNYLTSKNKLIKNHELYKEFFKITDTADCDLIKVKGHKKHKDKDMIDNIFTLVDKASRDALREAVL; encoded by the coding sequence ATGCAGACAACAAGTCATAAACCTACTCTCTACCTGTTTACAGATGCAAGTGTAAATCCTCAAGCAAAAATTGGCTTTGGGGCATACATACTTCTAGACGAAGAGAAAATTTCTTCTGCAATGTTCTCTAAAGATGATGTAAAGAGTAGAAAATTTGAAAATACAAGCTCAACAAAACTCGAGCTTGAAACTTTACTTTGGGCTTTAAATGACATTCCCTTGCAAAACAATAAGATTATTATATTTACAGATTGTCAAAATATCATAGGCTTAAATGACAGACGAGAGAGATTTGAGAAAAATAACTATCTGACTAGTAAAAACAAACTGATAAAGAATCATGAACTATATAAAGAGTTTTTTAAAATTACAGACACTGCTGATTGTGACCTTATAAAAGTCAAAGGTCACAAAAAGCATAAAGATAAAGACATGATAGACAATATTTTCACTCTAGTCGATAAAGCTTCTAGAGATGCTCTTCGTGAAGCAGTTTTATAA
- a CDS encoding TonB-dependent receptor plug domain-containing protein, with protein MAHYSKVATATKQNEHYQPYIISVFKGKELEKLGVSNLREALALVPGVDMATDNFNNQTPVFRGSNPLAYGQSKLFIDDVLVNSVFFDAYFEYLSFPIEMIKRIEVTRGPGSKTDGVNAYAGSIHVVTYAEDFKDFENNDKLVFKYGSYDYMMGGFVKNFKSEDLKVFTDFYYQQDDKKLYAGPDGLSQGALGAVNIPRSQTGDAPVWLKEYSLGLNIQYKDFSIKARLHEHTQGSAYGVNLSLPQHDDRVKLPNYYLELGYNKEIKDYAVDIKAGIKYNAFDSKAKLAPDNTILSGPTLFSQGVYSEHFAGQRELYQSSYLKYKGLSKHLISAGYRFTNDETIDMSSKLSNRTTGDPALFDYTDTLPFFDKNAKRNTIIVSLQDEFQYSNSLSFIYGFNYEENTYKTAGLEPRVSMVYQHNSNNIFKAIYSRSHRDASWQEMYTMNNLARVGNKNLDPEKVDAFELAYIKKLSTDSYLQSNAFYLINKDQIYNTASDPTYRNVVDTDIYGFELEYKGNLSSSDQVYINYSYVSGTSYIKDEDKSSSLPNVANHLAKGYYIYNFTSSLSLSGIAKYVGAKERVDGDTRDKVEAYSTLDSALSYRNKKYDYTLALSLKNIFDATVKFPSPPKTYSEDYEQEGRNFLIALTKKF; from the coding sequence ATGGCACATTATAGTAAAGTTGCAACTGCTACTAAACAAAATGAGCATTACCAGCCATACATAATCTCCGTATTTAAAGGTAAAGAGTTAGAAAAGTTAGGAGTATCTAACTTAAGAGAAGCTCTTGCTTTAGTTCCTGGCGTAGATATGGCTACAGATAACTTTAACAATCAAACACCTGTCTTTAGGGGATCAAATCCACTTGCATATGGGCAGTCAAAACTTTTTATTGATGATGTACTGGTAAATAGTGTATTTTTTGATGCTTATTTTGAATATCTATCATTTCCTATAGAGATGATCAAGCGTATCGAAGTCACAAGAGGACCTGGAAGTAAAACTGATGGTGTAAATGCGTATGCAGGTTCTATTCATGTTGTAACATATGCTGAAGACTTTAAAGACTTTGAAAACAATGATAAGCTAGTTTTCAAGTATGGTTCATATGACTATATGATGGGCGGATTTGTGAAAAACTTCAAAAGTGAAGACTTAAAAGTCTTTACAGACTTTTACTATCAGCAGGATGATAAAAAACTGTATGCCGGTCCTGATGGTCTATCACAAGGAGCCCTCGGTGCTGTTAATATACCAAGATCACAAACAGGGGATGCCCCTGTTTGGTTAAAAGAGTATTCACTAGGTCTTAATATACAATATAAAGATTTTTCTATTAAAGCCAGACTACATGAACATACTCAGGGAAGCGCGTATGGAGTCAACCTATCTTTACCACAACATGATGACAGAGTAAAACTTCCAAACTACTACCTTGAACTTGGATATAACAAAGAGATAAAAGACTATGCTGTTGATATAAAAGCAGGTATCAAATATAACGCTTTTGACTCTAAAGCTAAACTGGCTCCTGACAATACAATACTATCTGGACCAACTCTGTTTTCTCAAGGTGTATATAGTGAACACTTTGCAGGACAAAGAGAATTATACCAATCATCTTATCTAAAGTATAAAGGTTTAAGTAAGCATCTTATATCTGCCGGTTATCGATTTACAAACGATGAGACTATAGATATGTCTTCAAAACTATCAAATAGAACAACTGGTGACCCTGCCCTTTTTGACTATACTGATACATTACCATTTTTCGATAAAAATGCAAAGCGCAATACTATTATTGTATCTTTGCAAGATGAATTTCAATATAGTAATAGTCTAAGCTTTATCTATGGCTTCAACTATGAAGAGAACACATATAAAACTGCAGGTTTAGAGCCTAGAGTTTCGATGGTATATCAACACAACAGTAATAATATATTTAAAGCAATATATAGCCGTTCACACAGAGATGCTTCATGGCAAGAGATGTATACCATGAACAATTTGGCAAGAGTTGGTAATAAAAATTTAGATCCTGAGAAAGTAGATGCTTTTGAGTTGGCTTACATCAAAAAACTATCTACTGATTCATATTTACAAAGTAATGCATTCTACCTTATAAATAAAGATCAGATATATAACACTGCGTCCGACCCAACATATAGAAATGTTGTTGATACAGATATTTATGGTTTTGAACTTGAGTATAAAGGTAATCTCTCATCATCAGACCAAGTATATATCAACTACTCTTATGTTAGTGGAACTTCTTATATAAAAGATGAAGATAAAAGCAGCTCTCTTCCTAATGTAGCTAATCACTTAGCTAAGGGCTACTACATATATAACTTTACTAGTTCCCTGTCCTTAAGCGGTATTGCTAAATATGTTGGCGCAAAGGAAAGGGTCGATGGTGATACGCGTGACAAAGTAGAAGCATACTCTACACTCGATTCAGCTCTTAGTTATAGAAATAAAAAGTATGATTATACTCTAGCTCTTAGTTTAAAAAACATATTTGATGCTACAGTTAAATTCCCGTCTCCACCAAAGACATACTCAGAAGATTATGAGCAAGAAGGCAGAAACTTTTTAATCGCTCTAACAAAGAAGTTTTAG
- a CDS encoding putative bifunctional diguanylate cyclase/phosphodiesterase → MNTVMNYIFTYPRIPFFAKGSFKLLNIQADKVMIGLLVLQWFIATFITSILYDTYYYGFFGGALIVIPILILYPFLKGDNFYRYFIAIALMLFSVIFIQQYLGRIEMHFHVFITMAILTLYKDIFPLLAAALTTTIHHIVFNYLQLYEVSLFDMPVMVFNYGCGFDIVLLHAIFVVSEFLVLGYLIRLQREHNIDLNIARNKVFELNKELKHTSLHDSLTGLPNRLYLNEQIEKVKHYADENSKKFAIIFLDLDHFKNINDTLGHDIGDALLQTVANILRNGVNKNDLITRIGGDEFIIVISDFDSDDELLPIITNLLREFRKELLIKGYSLRLSASIGISIFPDDSSSIRELMKYADIAMYNAKADGRDNFSFFTQSLNTKIHNEVDIINDMQRAFYDNEFKLYYQPKVDAKSKKIVGAEALLRWIHHEKGLIGPDVFIPISESTGFMLSLGKFVIQESSLAIRRFSDLGYNGLKVSINISTRQFQNTDLYQDLKEELSKNDVDPKQLGIEITESIMMQHIKKTLTTLQEIKNLGVSIYIDDFGTGYSSLSYLKKFPIDTLKIDKSFVDDISEVGNNDEILLNTILAMGKSLGLDVVAEGVEHEYQYSYLKEHGCEIIQGYYFAKPMPEEEFIKLLHEEHL, encoded by the coding sequence ATGAACACAGTAATGAATTACATATTTACATATCCGAGAATACCGTTTTTTGCAAAGGGTAGTTTTAAACTGCTAAATATACAAGCAGATAAGGTGATGATTGGATTACTTGTTCTCCAGTGGTTTATTGCTACATTTATTACCTCAATACTTTATGATACTTATTATTATGGATTTTTTGGCGGGGCTTTAATTGTTATTCCTATTCTTATTTTATATCCATTTTTAAAGGGTGATAATTTTTATAGATATTTTATAGCTATAGCACTAATGCTCTTTTCAGTTATTTTTATTCAGCAGTATTTAGGTCGAATAGAGATGCACTTTCATGTATTTATAACTATGGCTATACTAACACTGTATAAGGATATTTTTCCTCTATTGGCTGCAGCTTTAACGACTACCATACACCATATTGTGTTTAATTATCTTCAGCTATATGAGGTTTCTCTCTTTGATATGCCTGTAATGGTTTTTAACTATGGTTGTGGCTTTGATATTGTTTTATTGCATGCAATCTTTGTTGTGAGTGAATTCTTAGTTTTGGGCTATCTTATAAGACTTCAAAGAGAACATAATATTGACCTGAATATTGCGAGAAACAAAGTGTTTGAGTTAAATAAAGAGCTAAAACACACTTCACTTCATGATTCTTTGACCGGTCTTCCAAACAGACTCTACTTAAATGAGCAGATAGAAAAAGTAAAGCATTATGCTGATGAGAACTCTAAAAAATTTGCGATTATTTTCTTAGATTTAGATCATTTTAAAAATATTAACGACACGCTTGGACATGACATTGGAGATGCCCTTTTGCAGACTGTGGCAAATATTCTAAGAAATGGTGTCAACAAGAATGATTTGATTACAAGAATAGGTGGAGATGAGTTTATTATTGTGATCTCAGATTTTGACAGTGATGATGAGCTGTTGCCAATAATTACTAACCTGCTTAGAGAGTTTAGAAAAGAGTTGCTTATCAAAGGTTACTCTTTAAGGCTTTCTGCAAGTATAGGGATTTCAATCTTTCCAGATGATTCATCAAGTATTCGAGAGCTTATGAAGTATGCAGATATAGCTATGTACAATGCTAAAGCAGATGGACGAGATAACTTTAGCTTTTTTACGCAGTCTTTAAATACCAAGATACATAATGAAGTTGACATAATAAATGATATGCAAAGAGCATTTTATGATAATGAGTTTAAACTCTACTATCAACCAAAAGTAGATGCTAAGAGTAAAAAAATTGTTGGCGCAGAAGCATTGCTTAGATGGATTCATCATGAAAAAGGGCTTATAGGACCAGATGTTTTTATCCCTATTTCAGAGAGTACAGGTTTTATGTTGAGTCTTGGTAAGTTTGTTATACAAGAGAGCAGTCTGGCTATTAGACGATTTAGTGATTTAGGCTATAATGGTTTAAAAGTCTCGATTAACATATCAACAAGACAGTTTCAAAATACAGACCTCTATCAAGACCTAAAAGAAGAATTATCAAAGAATGATGTTGACCCAAAACAACTTGGTATAGAGATAACAGAGAGTATAATGATGCAGCATATTAAGAAAACTCTCACAACCTTACAAGAGATAAAAAATCTTGGTGTTTCCATATATATAGATGATTTCGGAACTGGCTATTCATCACTCTCTTATCTTAAGAAGTTTCCAATAGACACGCTAAAAATAGATAAGAGTTTTGTTGATGACATATCTGAAGTGGGAAATAATGATGAGATACTTCTCAATACTATTTTGGCTATGGGAAAAAGTCTAGGTCTTGATGTTGTAGCTGAAGGGGTTGAACATGAATACCAATACAGCTATTTAAAAGAGCATGGCTGTGAGATTATTCAAGGGTATTACTTTGCAAAACCAATGCCAGAAGAAGAGTTTATAAAACTGCTTCACGAAGAGCATCTCTAG
- a CDS encoding SCO family protein translates to MKNKKYKIVTIVLLSIFFLMVPFIQSFIFVSNTKGKIEINKELEASYVKSDRKFILLFFGYVGCVDVCTPLLEKLNTMHESKEFEAVKEDVEVMFVNLTPEVEKHQPDNFAKVFNKDFKGVYLSRKETLSIDRTFGLFFSRSLSDKTELDHTDFLYLIENASNRQVLKNIYSVHPFNKEKITEDIKQLKVRKTEDLK, encoded by the coding sequence TTGAAAAATAAAAAATATAAAATAGTTACGATTGTTCTGCTCTCAATCTTCTTTTTGATGGTTCCGTTTATACAATCTTTTATCTTTGTCTCAAATACTAAAGGCAAAATTGAAATAAATAAAGAGCTAGAAGCCAGCTATGTAAAAAGTGACAGAAAATTTATCTTACTTTTTTTTGGTTATGTTGGATGTGTAGACGTATGTACTCCTTTGTTGGAAAAATTAAATACTATGCATGAGTCTAAAGAGTTTGAAGCAGTTAAAGAAGATGTGGAAGTGATGTTTGTAAATCTTACACCTGAAGTAGAAAAGCATCAACCTGATAATTTTGCAAAAGTTTTTAACAAGGACTTTAAAGGTGTATATCTATCAAGAAAAGAGACACTGAGTATAGATAGGACTTTCGGACTTTTTTTCTCAAGAAGCCTCTCGGATAAGACAGAACTAGATCACACTGATTTTCTATATTTGATAGAAAACGCTTCGAATAGACAAGTCCTGAAAAATATCTACTCCGTGCATCCATTTAACAAGGAAAAAATCACTGAAGATATAAAACAATTAAAAGTAAGAAAAACCGAGGATTTAAAATGA